The Bacteroidota bacterium genome includes a window with the following:
- a CDS encoding KUP/HAK/KT family potassium transporter, with translation MSKNRHLHIPAVSGAALLVTLGIIFGDIGTSPLYVIKAIIGTSVISKDLVMGGVSCIFWTLTLQSTIKYVILVLRADNRGEGGIFALYTLVKKTKIYWLIVPAMIGGSALIADGILTPAISVSSAVEGLRSINGNINTLPIVIIILTALFAIQQFGTGFVGKFFGPMMLIWFAMLGTLGFISISGTPEILKAINPYYAYHLLALYPKGFWILGAVFLCTTGAEGMYSDMGHCGKKNIRITWSMVKVMLLLNYFGQGAWLLNQEGTFLGDINPFYSLMPKWFLLPGIIISTCATIVASQALITGSFTIINEAIRLNFWPKVRIVFPSEFKGQMYIPSVNWMLYACCVGVVFYFKESTNMEAAYGLTINFDMMMTTILLSAYMILKRYNILFILSFFVIYSIIEYSFLVANLSKFIHGGWVSFLIGAVLVAIMWTWFQARKIRNRYLEFVKLDNYVPELIELSRDTSVPKYSTHLVYLTSADDPNDIEAAVVQSILENHPKRADIYWLVHVDVVNEPYRMEYKVNIMAPEDLIRIDFRLGFRVAPRINLMFEKVVQDLLTSQEVDVTSRYDSMGKQNKIGDFRFVVLEKFLSYENELPFYEKIIMDLYFLLKHMSLSDERAFGLDMDNVTLEKVPLIISPVKEVPLKRIN, from the coding sequence GTGTCAAAAAACAGGCACTTACACATTCCCGCAGTTTCCGGTGCAGCCCTCTTAGTTACCCTCGGTATCATTTTCGGAGATATCGGCACCTCACCGCTTTATGTAATAAAGGCAATTATCGGAACAAGTGTTATCAGCAAGGATTTGGTGATGGGCGGTGTGTCTTGCATTTTCTGGACTCTCACATTACAATCAACAATTAAATATGTCATTCTTGTTCTTCGCGCTGATAACAGGGGAGAAGGTGGAATTTTTGCGTTGTACACACTTGTCAAGAAGACAAAAATATACTGGCTGATTGTTCCTGCCATGATTGGCGGCAGCGCGCTTATTGCCGATGGAATTCTTACTCCTGCCATTTCTGTTTCATCAGCGGTGGAAGGATTAAGAAGCATAAATGGAAACATCAACACGCTGCCGATTGTAATTATTATTCTCACAGCGCTTTTTGCCATTCAGCAGTTCGGAACAGGGTTCGTTGGAAAATTTTTTGGACCCATGATGCTGATATGGTTTGCAATGCTCGGCACGCTCGGATTCATTTCCATCAGCGGAACTCCGGAAATTCTCAAAGCCATCAATCCGTATTACGCGTATCATCTTCTCGCATTGTATCCAAAAGGATTCTGGATTCTCGGTGCGGTTTTTCTCTGCACCACCGGAGCCGAAGGAATGTATTCCGATATGGGGCACTGCGGGAAAAAAAATATCCGCATCACCTGGTCAATGGTAAAAGTGATGCTGCTGCTCAATTATTTCGGACAAGGCGCATGGCTTTTGAATCAGGAAGGAACTTTTCTTGGAGACATTAACCCGTTTTATTCTCTTATGCCGAAATGGTTTCTTCTCCCGGGAATCATTATTTCAACCTGTGCTACCATAGTAGCAAGCCAGGCGCTCATCACCGGTTCGTTCACCATCATCAACGAAGCCATCCGCCTTAACTTCTGGCCCAAAGTCAGAATTGTTTTTCCAAGTGAATTCAAAGGGCAGATGTACATTCCTTCTGTGAATTGGATGCTTTATGCCTGTTGCGTTGGAGTGGTTTTTTATTTTAAGGAATCAACAAACATGGAAGCAGCCTACGGGCTTACCATCAATTTTGATATGATGATGACCACCATTCTTCTTTCTGCTTACATGATTCTGAAACGATATAATATTTTGTTTATACTTTCCTTTTTTGTAATCTATTCAATCATAGAATATTCATTTCTTGTTGCCAACCTCAGCAAATTTATTCATGGAGGATGGGTAAGCTTTCTCATTGGAGCTGTGCTTGTCGCCATCATGTGGACCTGGTTTCAGGCGAGAAAAATCCGAAACAGATATTTGGAATTTGTGAAACTGGATAATTATGTTCCTGAACTTATTGAACTAAGCAGAGATACCAGCGTTCCGAAATATTCAACGCACCTTGTTTATCTCACCAGTGCCGATGATCCTAATGATATTGAGGCGGCAGTGGTCCAATCCATTTTGGAAAATCATCCCAAGCGAGCGGATATTTACTGGCTGGTGCACGTGGATGTGGTGAATGAACCATACAGGATGGAATACAAAGTGAATATAATGGCGCCCGAAGATTTAATCAGGATAGATTTTCGCCTCGGCTTCCGCGTGGCGCCCCGAATAAATTTAATGTTTGAAAAAGTGGTGCAGGATTTGCTCACCTCGCAGGAAGTGGATGTTACCAGCCGATATGATTCCATGGGCAAGCAAAATAAAATCGGTGACTTCCGTTTTGTGGTGCTGGAAAAATTTCTTTCCTATGAAAATGAACTTCCTTTTTATGAAAAGATAATAATGGATTTATATTTCCTGCTCAAGCATATGAGTTTGTCAGACGAGCGTGCATTTGGATTAGATATGGATAATGTTACGCTTGAAAAAGTTCCGCTCATCATTTCTCCTGTGAAAGAAGTTCCGCTGAAAAGAATAAACTAG
- a CDS encoding bifunctional hydroxymethylpyrimidine kinase/phosphomethylpyrimidine kinase: MSLLIVGTVAFDAIETPFGKTDKIIGGAATYISLAASYFTDKINLVAVVGDDFPKESIEMMQKHHVNTEGLQIKKGEKSFFWSGKYHNDMNTRDTLATELNVLADFNPIVPDSYKNCEFLMLGNLQPSVQQKVIAQLPRRPKLIVLDTMNFWMNIALDELLKTIKMADVLTVNDEEARILSKEHSLVKAAQKILQMGPKILIIKKGEHGALLFNKEQVFFAPALPLEDVFDPTGAGDSFAGGFIGHLAKTKDISFDNMKRAIIFGSAMASFCVEKFGTEKLIGLTQKEVDERVQEFVDLVQFEIEID, encoded by the coding sequence ATGAGTTTACTCATTGTCGGAACTGTTGCATTTGATGCCATCGAAACTCCATTCGGAAAAACCGATAAAATCATTGGCGGGGCTGCTACTTATATTTCTCTTGCTGCCTCCTACTTCACAGATAAAATAAATCTTGTTGCCGTTGTCGGAGATGACTTTCCGAAGGAATCCATTGAGATGATGCAAAAACATCATGTGAATACGGAAGGACTTCAAATCAAGAAGGGAGAAAAAAGTTTTTTCTGGTCTGGCAAGTATCACAATGACATGAACACGCGCGATACGCTTGCCACAGAACTAAATGTGCTTGCTGATTTTAATCCCATCGTTCCTGATTCATACAAAAACTGCGAGTTCCTCATGCTTGGAAATCTTCAGCCCTCTGTTCAGCAGAAAGTAATTGCACAATTGCCAAGAAGACCAAAACTCATTGTGCTTGACACCATGAACTTCTGGATGAATATCGCTCTGGATGAACTTTTAAAAACAATTAAGATGGCGGATGTTCTGACGGTGAACGATGAAGAAGCAAGAATCCTTTCCAAAGAACATTCGCTGGTGAAAGCCGCGCAGAAAATACTGCAGATGGGTCCGAAAATTCTCATTATCAAAAAAGGAGAACATGGTGCATTGCTGTTCAATAAAGAACAGGTGTTCTTCGCCCCTGCTCTCCCGCTTGAAGATGTGTTTGACCCAACTGGCGCAGGCGATTCGTTTGCAGGTGGATTTATAGGTCATCTTGCCAAGACAAAAGATATTTCCTTTGATAATATGAAACGCGCAATAATCTTTGGCTCCGCTATGGCAAGTTTCTGCGTAGAAAAATTCGGAACAGAAAAATTGATTGGCTTGACTCAGAAAGAAGTGGACGAGCGTGTGCAGGAATTTGTGGATCTCGTGCAGTTTGAAATTGAAATTGATTAA
- a CDS encoding substrate-binding domain-containing protein: protein MNRTLRKLIFKFSNWLIIALVISSCGNNGSTPTQGKQKIYIDESYSQLFAAEVEAFEGFYKESDIDDRYKPEGDMVNDFMNDSCRIIILSRDLNQKEKDYFKSKNSFPTSTKIAVDALAFITNKENPVSDLLYSELENIFTGKISSWKFLDSSIKEKSSQDTGITIVFDNEKSCNVRMLKDKLLNGNDFPKNCFAVKSNPEVVDYVSKNKGALGIIGVNWISDADDTLTRSFLSKVNVLGVASKEDDGTFFQPYQAHVYTGEYPFCRNVFIINREGRTGLGTGFAAFVAGEKGQLIILKAGMVPATQPVRMVHINNN, encoded by the coding sequence ATGAATAGGACACTTCGCAAGTTAATTTTCAAATTTTCAAATTGGCTAATCATCGCATTGGTAATTTCCTCCTGTGGCAACAATGGCAGCACTCCTACGCAGGGCAAACAAAAAATTTATATTGATGAATCCTACTCCCAATTGTTTGCTGCGGAAGTAGAAGCATTTGAAGGCTTTTATAAAGAATCTGATATTGATGACCGCTATAAACCCGAAGGAGATATGGTGAATGATTTCATGAATGACTCCTGCCGGATAATAATATTGAGCAGGGATTTGAATCAGAAGGAAAAAGATTATTTCAAAAGTAAAAATTCTTTTCCCACTTCCACAAAAATTGCGGTGGATGCGCTTGCATTCATCACGAATAAAGAAAATCCCGTTTCCGATTTGCTTTACAGCGAACTTGAAAATATTTTTACCGGAAAAATTTCTTCCTGGAAATTTTTAGATTCATCCATTAAGGAAAAAAGTTCTCAGGACACCGGCATCACCATCGTGTTTGACAATGAAAAATCCTGCAACGTGCGTATGCTGAAAGATAAATTACTTAATGGAAATGATTTCCCAAAAAATTGTTTTGCTGTGAAATCAAATCCTGAAGTGGTGGATTACGTGAGCAAAAACAAAGGCGCGCTAGGTATCATTGGTGTGAACTGGATCAGCGATGCGGATGATACGTTGACGAGAAGTTTTCTCAGCAAAGTGAATGTGCTGGGCGTTGCCTCCAAAGAAGATGATGGAACTTTTTTCCAGCCCTACCAGGCGCATGTATACACTGGCGAATATCCTTTTTGCAGGAATGTGTTTATCATCAACCGTGAAGGCAGAACGGGGCTAGGAACTGGCTTTGCCGCTTTTGTTGCCGGAGAAAAAGGACAATTAATAATTTTGAAGGCTGGCATGGTTCCTGCAACTCAGCCCGTTAGAATGGTTCACATAAACAATAATTAA
- a CDS encoding tetratricopeptide repeat protein, whose amino-acid sequence MKRFIQSVFVFCYSLFIAPCSFSQSLQDAIKFTESEQFEKASAAYMSLIQREPTQGDNYFFYGENYFKQEILDSSFKAIDLDSTRIMFEKGIQKNPNNPINYVGLGKVLWYNGKTAEAKKQFFDAVTYISPINKTATFTGKQKAMVYMKIAECYTKAKNKDLQEAINLLNKSLKEDKDNPEIYILIGDATLEQNPGDASQAISYYKKAYDFDKKSCKALLRIGQLYSRARNLSEAVKNYDEAIKVNPDFAPAYREKAEAFYRGKQYETAIQNYKKYLELNSGSLSAQVRYASFLFLNKKYAEAIASIQEIQKQNTSVIFLYRLLAYSYFETGNCTDGLTAIDKFFSMASEKKILASDYEYNGKLLSLCKKDSLAVEKLKIAIQQDTSKPELNGDLGSVYIRLKKYPEAIDAYTKKIKAGKSVDANDYYNLGRACYYSKQFGKADTAFMQINVLQPDIPTGYLWRGKTNAQMDPKNEKFLAQPFYELFLSKLKSEDTDKNKPGIIEASGYLGYYYMVQKDYSKAKCHWQKVKDLDATNEKAKKALVEPNVAKAVCSQ is encoded by the coding sequence ATGAAACGATTCATCCAGTCAGTATTCGTTTTTTGTTATTCATTATTCATTGCTCCATGTTCATTTTCTCAATCTCTTCAGGATGCCATCAAGTTTACCGAAAGCGAGCAGTTTGAAAAAGCATCTGCTGCCTACATGTCACTGATTCAGAGAGAGCCAACGCAGGGCGATAATTATTTCTTCTACGGAGAAAATTATTTCAAGCAGGAAATTCTTGACTCTTCCTTCAAAGCCATTGATTTGGACTCAACAAGAATCATGTTTGAAAAAGGAATACAGAAAAATCCAAACAACCCGATTAATTATGTTGGGCTTGGAAAAGTTTTATGGTACAATGGAAAAACTGCGGAAGCGAAAAAACAATTTTTTGATGCAGTTACTTATATTTCGCCTATAAATAAAACCGCTACGTTCACTGGCAAGCAAAAGGCAATGGTCTACATGAAAATAGCGGAGTGCTATACAAAAGCAAAAAATAAAGATTTGCAGGAAGCAATTAATCTGCTTAACAAATCCCTTAAAGAAGATAAAGACAATCCTGAAATTTATATTCTGATTGGAGACGCAACGCTTGAACAAAATCCGGGTGATGCATCGCAGGCAATTTCGTATTACAAAAAAGCATACGACTTTGATAAAAAGTCATGCAAGGCGCTTTTGCGAATCGGACAGTTATACAGCCGGGCGCGCAATCTTTCTGAAGCAGTTAAAAATTATGATGAAGCTATAAAAGTAAATCCTGATTTTGCGCCTGCTTACCGCGAAAAAGCAGAAGCTTTTTACAGGGGGAAACAATATGAAACAGCTATTCAGAACTATAAAAAATATTTGGAGCTTAACAGCGGAAGTTTGAGCGCACAAGTGAGATATGCTTCCTTTCTTTTTCTGAATAAAAAATACGCTGAAGCAATTGCTTCCATACAGGAGATACAAAAACAAAACACATCTGTGATTTTCCTCTACCGCCTTCTTGCTTATTCCTATTTCGAAACAGGCAATTGCACGGATGGATTAACCGCCATTGATAAATTCTTTTCCATGGCATCTGAGAAAAAAATTCTGGCTTCTGACTATGAATACAACGGCAAGCTGCTCTCGCTCTGCAAAAAAGATTCATTGGCTGTTGAGAAACTCAAAATTGCCATTCAGCAGGATACTTCCAAACCGGAACTAAACGGAGACCTTGGAAGTGTTTACATACGATTGAAAAAATATCCTGAAGCAATTGATGCCTACACAAAAAAGATAAAAGCCGGAAAAAGCGTAGATGCAAATGATTATTATAATCTCGGGCGGGCTTGTTATTACAGCAAGCAGTTTGGAAAGGCAGATACGGCATTCATGCAAATCAATGTTCTGCAGCCCGATATTCCGACAGGATATTTATGGAGGGGAAAAACCAATGCACAGATGGATCCTAAGAATGAAAAATTTCTTGCCCAGCCGTTTTACGAATTATTTCTTTCAAAACTGAAATCGGAAGACACGGATAAAAACAAACCCGGAATTATTGAAGCCAGCGGCTATCTGGGTTACTATTATATGGTGCAAAAAGATTATTCAAAAGCAAAATGCCATTGGCAGAAAGTAAAAGACCTTGACGCGACTAATGAGAAAGCGAAAAAGGCATTAGTTGAACCGAATGTGGCGAAAGCGGTGTGCAGCCAATAG
- a CDS encoding energy transducer TonB produces MKTQPLFSQSWSEVTGSERNEIVFERLNKTYGAYEIRTHYDQTLLKAFAGAGLFIILLSAAMLFSRAIPIPETKIPSNDSTIFKALEKEKIIQINNPTSNPPKTNYKDLAPVIAKDSAIKEDTTQLLALNPNHSDGKSKDTSDINIDHPISGGGGKIVDEDTTTHDVWGIEEMPRFPGGDDELYHFLRNNLHIPEDVKSYGNINEKVGVVFVIDKEGQITDIVLHKNGCKYSQLNNEATRVVKKMPQWEPGRQNGKPVKVRMILPVRFVSK; encoded by the coding sequence ATGAAAACACAACCATTATTTTCTCAAAGCTGGTCAGAAGTTACCGGCAGTGAAAGAAACGAAATCGTTTTTGAGCGTCTTAACAAAACCTATGGCGCTTACGAAATCAGAACCCATTACGACCAAACACTGCTAAAAGCATTTGCAGGAGCCGGATTATTTATTATCCTCTTATCTGCAGCCATGCTATTCAGCCGTGCAATTCCAATTCCCGAAACAAAAATCCCTTCCAATGACTCTACCATTTTTAAAGCGCTGGAAAAAGAAAAAATAATACAAATTAATAATCCGACTTCCAACCCACCGAAAACCAATTATAAGGATCTGGCTCCTGTCATAGCAAAAGATTCAGCAATAAAAGAAGACACCACACAATTATTAGCATTAAACCCAAATCATTCTGACGGAAAGTCAAAAGACACAAGCGATATTAATATTGACCATCCGATTAGTGGAGGCGGAGGAAAAATAGTTGATGAAGACACCACAACGCATGATGTTTGGGGCATTGAGGAAATGCCTCGCTTTCCAGGAGGAGACGATGAATTATATCACTTCCTTCGCAACAACCTGCACATTCCTGAAGATGTAAAATCGTACGGAAACATAAATGAAAAAGTGGGAGTTGTTTTTGTAATTGACAAAGAAGGGCAAATAACTGACATTGTTCTTCACAAAAATGGCTGTAAATATTCCCAGCTAAACAACGAAGCAACAAGGGTTGTGAAAAAAATGCCGCAATGGGAACCCGGCAGACAAAACGGGAAACCCGTAAAGGTGAGAATGATTCTTCCCGTTCGGTTTGTATCAAAATGA
- a CDS encoding gliding motility-associated C-terminal domain-containing protein: MKKIYSALFSVLLSLMSFGLHLESFGQSTVSTTVYYTGFQACGGCTVCGMDYWCFNTLGSYCGNTGPCGTQAFFDPVPPGNLVTNIQVQYYSAECSGGGLTATINGNSVPTVYEGATGCWCSNNPCAVSATSSSNYPCGMPGYVYGGNNSLQLCTGADVCVNKIVLIITYYLPSAINPSITASGPINFCPGGSVVLDAGAGYAAYSWNTGANTQTINVTTAGTYVVTVTSLSGCTSGSASITVNVFANPAPNITANGPLTFCQGGSVVLDAGAGYTNYSWTTGANTQTISVSASGTYGVTVTDANGCVGSASINVTASPMPSVSASSTQAGCTVANGTATANPSGGTPNYTYLWSNGDANQTANNLSAGTYNVTVTDANGCTAQTSVTVTTANGPSVSATTTQAGCTVANGTATANPSGGTPNYTYLWSNGDANQTANNLSAGTYVVTVTDANGCTAQTSVTITIANGPSVSASSTVAGCTMANGTATANPSGGTPNYTYLWSNGTSNQTANNLSAGTYSVTVTDANGCTAQTSVTIAIANSPSVSASSTVAGCTVANGTATANPTGGTPNYTYLWSNGTSNQTANNLSAGTYIVTVTDANGCTAQTSVTVTTAVGPTTTASVIGNASCNGGSNGSASAFPSGGTAPYTYSWSTTPVQNSQIATGLSAGTYVVTVTDANGCTAQSSVTISQPQPLSALTTPTDPLCYLGNNGSATVSVTFGTAPYTYLWSTFPPQNTQTATGLSAGNYNVSIIDANGCTTQASVTVSEPQPITFSVNGDTSICAGENAILTAIAGGGTSPYTFVWVPGPQNGDTITVNPSSSSSYTVAMTDANGCASSVQIFNVNVNPAPTALFDSSSTGTFSAVYSFTDLSTGGTSWSWDFGDGSNGSTAQNPVHTFPGAATYTVTQIVFNQYGCPDTFRIIINFNEGILIPNVFTPDNDGVNDVWYIPNSGMKEFHVEIFDRWGAKVFETTADEIRWDGHSTSGKLLNDATYYFVLHAILKSGSIGKDYSTQGYVTLLTGNRKK, encoded by the coding sequence ATGAAAAAAATATACTCCGCTCTTTTCTCCGTTTTACTTTCGCTTATGAGCTTTGGTCTCCATCTGGAGTCCTTCGGACAAAGCACTGTGAGCACCACTGTTTATTACACCGGATTTCAGGCATGTGGCGGCTGCACTGTTTGCGGTATGGATTACTGGTGTTTCAATACATTGGGCAGTTACTGCGGAAATACAGGACCTTGCGGCACCCAAGCATTTTTTGACCCTGTTCCTCCCGGAAATCTGGTTACCAACATTCAGGTTCAATATTATTCTGCCGAGTGCAGCGGAGGTGGTCTCACAGCTACTATTAACGGCAACAGTGTTCCAACGGTTTACGAAGGCGCCACCGGTTGCTGGTGCTCCAACAATCCTTGTGCGGTAAGTGCAACTTCTTCCAGCAATTATCCCTGCGGAATGCCCGGCTATGTTTATGGCGGCAACAATTCATTACAATTGTGCACAGGAGCTGATGTGTGTGTAAATAAGATAGTTCTTATCATCACTTATTATCTTCCATCTGCAATAAATCCTTCCATCACGGCAAGTGGTCCAATAAATTTCTGCCCGGGTGGAAGCGTGGTGTTGGATGCAGGCGCGGGTTACGCTGCTTATTCATGGAACACGGGTGCTAATACACAAACTATAAATGTTACCACTGCCGGAACTTATGTTGTAACTGTTACAAGTCTTTCCGGATGCACCTCAGGTTCTGCATCAATCACAGTGAATGTATTTGCAAATCCCGCACCAAACATTACCGCAAACGGACCCTTAACTTTTTGTCAGGGCGGAAGCGTTGTGCTTGATGCAGGAGCAGGCTACACAAATTATTCATGGACAACCGGAGCAAACACGCAGACAATTTCTGTTTCTGCTTCCGGCACCTATGGCGTAACGGTTACTGATGCGAACGGATGCGTTGGTTCAGCAAGTATAAATGTTACAGCGAGCCCAATGCCGAGCGTTTCAGCTTCTTCAACACAGGCGGGCTGCACGGTGGCTAACGGAACTGCCACAGCCAATCCTTCGGGCGGAACTCCTAACTATACGTATCTCTGGTCAAACGGAGACGCAAACCAAACTGCCAATAATCTTTCAGCAGGAACTTACAACGTAACTGTTACCGATGCCAACGGATGCACGGCTCAAACTTCTGTAACTGTTACAACGGCAAACGGTCCTTCCGTTTCTGCAACCACAACACAGGCGGGCTGCACTGTGGCGAACGGAACTGCTACTGCAAACCCCTCAGGCGGAACTCCTAACTATACGTATCTCTGGTCAAACGGAGATGCAAACCAAACAGCGAATAATCTTTCGGCAGGAACTTATGTTGTTACGGTTACCGATGCCAACGGATGCACGGCTCAAACTTCTGTGACCATTACCATTGCAAACGGTCCTTCGGTTTCGGCATCGTCAACAGTTGCAGGATGCACCATGGCAAACGGAACTGCTACTGCAAACCCCTCAGGCGGAACTCCTAACTATACGTATCTCTGGTCAAACGGAACCTCCAATCAAACTGCCAATAATCTTTCAGCAGGAACTTACAGCGTAACAGTTACCGATGCCAACGGATGCACGGCACAGACTTCTGTGACCATTGCAATTGCAAACAGTCCTTCTGTTTCTGCCTCTTCAACAGTTGCCGGATGCACTGTGGCGAACGGAACTGCTACTGCAAACCCTACAGGCGGAACTCCTAACTATACGTATCTCTGGTCAAACGGAACCTCCAATCAAACTGCCAATAACCTTTCAGCTGGAACTTACATCGTAACAGTTACCGATGCCAACGGATGCACGGCTCAAACTTCTGTAACTGTTACAACTGCAGTCGGACCTACCACTACTGCATCTGTTATTGGTAACGCTTCCTGTAATGGAGGAAGTAATGGTTCTGCCTCAGCATTTCCTTCGGGCGGCACTGCTCCTTACACCTATTCATGGAGTACTACTCCTGTTCAGAATTCTCAAATAGCAACGGGTCTTTCAGCAGGAACTTACGTTGTTACTGTTACCGATGCCAACGGATGCACGGCACAATCTTCGGTAACAATCTCGCAGCCACAACCGTTGTCGGCTTTAACAACGCCAACCGATCCTCTCTGCTATTTAGGAAATAATGGTTCTGCAACCGTTTCTGTAACTTTCGGAACCGCTCCTTATACTTATTTATGGAGTACCTTTCCTCCTCAAAACACCCAAACGGCAACGGGACTTTCTGCAGGAAATTATAATGTTTCCATTATAGATGCTAACGGATGCACCACGCAAGCTTCAGTAACTGTTTCTGAACCCCAACCTATCACATTTAGTGTTAACGGAGATACCAGTATTTGTGCTGGAGAAAATGCAATACTGACTGCAATTGCAGGTGGCGGAACTTCTCCTTACACCTTTGTATGGGTTCCCGGACCTCAAAATGGTGACACTATAACTGTAAATCCTTCCTCTTCTTCTTCTTATACAGTTGCCATGACCGATGCAAACGGATGCGCTTCTTCCGTACAAATATTTAATGTAAATGTTAATCCTGCCCCCACTGCTCTTTTTGATTCTTCCTCTACAGGCACTTTTAGTGCTGTCTATTCATTCACTGATTTGAGCACTGGAGGAACATCATGGTCATGGGATTTTGGTGATGGCTCAAACGGCTCCACCGCGCAAAATCCTGTTCACACTTTTCCCGGTGCTGCAACATACACAGTAACACAGATTGTGTTCAACCAGTACGGATGCCCAGATACTTTCAGAATCATCATTAACTTCAATGAAGGAATTTTAATCCCCAATGTTTTCACTCCTGATAACGATGGTGTGAATGATGTGTGGTACATTCCCAACAGTGGCATGAAAGAATTTCATGTAGAGATTTTTGACCGATGGGGCGCAAAAGTTTTTGAAACCACTGCCGATGAAATAAGATGGGACGGACATTCTACTTCCGGAAAACTTCTCAATGACGCAACTTATTATTTTGTACTTCATGCCATTCTAAAATCCGGTTCTATCGGAAAAGATTACAGTACACAAGGATACGTTACTCTTCTGACAGGTAACAGGAAGAAGTAA
- a CDS encoding peptidoglycan DD-metalloendopeptidase family protein, protein MILFWNNAIAQTQKKKDLENKKQELQKEIEYQNKLLNEVKKNKNRSMIQLAILNNKLAKQQQLIATIGKELDMIEGTISETQQNIHQKETELQILKNDYAKIIFASYKNRDSYSRLMFLFASQDFNQAFQRIKYMEYYTEARKKQAGIIEDTQRQLQTKKQELENRKEQQSKTLTQKEIETGNLSKEKKNKEVVLTDLQKKEKDIRAEIKKKKEQAEKLRKAIEKVIDDQIKKSNPSAKGDIKKITLTPEEKDLSNDFESNKGKLPWPLTEGVITEIFGTHDHPDMPGIKISNNGINIGTNKGANVRSVFNGTVVAVASVGGLEGKVVIIKHGEYLSVYSNLYEAFVKSGEKIKTKQSIGKVLTDDNSNTELHFEIWKGQSMMNPESWIAKGN, encoded by the coding sequence ATGATTTTATTTTGGAATAATGCTATTGCTCAAACCCAAAAGAAAAAAGATTTAGAGAATAAAAAACAGGAACTTCAAAAAGAAATTGAATATCAAAACAAATTGTTGAATGAAGTAAAGAAAAATAAGAACCGCTCCATGATTCAGCTGGCGATTCTGAATAATAAACTTGCCAAACAGCAGCAGTTAATCGCTACCATAGGCAAGGAACTTGATATGATAGAGGGCACTATTTCAGAAACGCAGCAAAACATCCATCAGAAAGAAACAGAATTGCAAATTCTGAAAAACGATTACGCGAAAATAATTTTTGCCTCCTATAAGAACCGTGATTCTTATTCAAGGTTGATGTTTTTGTTTGCTTCACAGGATTTTAATCAGGCATTCCAGCGCATAAAATACATGGAGTATTATACCGAAGCAAGAAAGAAACAGGCTGGGATAATAGAGGATACGCAGCGTCAACTTCAAACCAAGAAGCAGGAACTTGAAAACCGAAAGGAACAACAGAGCAAAACACTTACTCAAAAAGAAATTGAAACAGGAAACCTTTCCAAAGAGAAAAAGAATAAAGAAGTTGTTTTGACTGATTTACAGAAGAAGGAAAAGGATATCCGCGCTGAAATAAAAAAGAAAAAAGAACAAGCGGAAAAACTTCGCAAAGCAATTGAAAAAGTGATTGACGACCAGATAAAAAAATCCAATCCTTCTGCTAAAGGAGATATTAAAAAAATTACGCTCACGCCCGAAGAAAAAGACCTTTCTAACGATTTTGAAAGCAATAAGGGAAAACTCCCATGGCCTTTGACTGAAGGTGTTATTACAGAAATATTCGGCACGCACGATCATCCCGACATGCCCGGAATAAAAATCAGCAACAATGGAATCAATATCGGAACCAATAAAGGTGCAAATGTTCGTTCGGTTTTTAACGGAACAGTTGTGGCGGTTGCTTCTGTTGGCGGGCTGGAAGGAAAAGTTGTCATCATCAAGCACGGGGAATACCTCAGCGTTTATTCCAATTTGTATGAAGCGTTTGTAAAATCAGGAGAGAAAATCAAAACCAAGCAATCCATAGGAAAAGTTCTCACCGATGATAACTCAAACACCGAACTTCACTTTGAAATCTGGAAAGGGCAATCCATGATGAATCCTGAAAGCTGGATTGCGAAGGGAAATTAA